A window of Pseudomonadota bacterium genomic DNA:
ACAACAGAAGGATTCCACCTGCTCAACATGACCAGTCCTGCCGCAAGCGTCTCCCTGAGTGGCGCTTCTCCAGTGCCTTCCCGGTAACCCCTCTTATGGAGACCAGCCCCTGTTGTGTCTATTGTAAGTGTTGCAATATCCTTTAATAAGGCTACCTCTATTTTGTAAACCGGTCCTGACTCTTCAAAATGTGAAGTCCGGTACTTCCTTTTCATGGCCTCTACAACCGCTTTTTTGACTATTGCCTGACAATCTTTGACGCTGAACAGCTTTGATTTTATTGATTTGCCAGTAATGTGCATCTTCCCTTTGAGAGGGACAATCTCCTCCCATCTGACCTTTAATGTCCCCTGGAAAAGCTCTTCAAAATCAGTTGCCTTGAATCGGGCAACTTCAATAAGCACCCTGTCTGCAACCCTGAGCCACACATTACATCGGGCAATATCCTTTTCATCGCCTTCAAAAGAGACCTTCCCATTCTCAGTAGCAAGAACGGAATAGCCAAGTAACTTTAGTTCGTATGCTACCACAGATTCAAGACCAAAAGTAGATGTGGCAATGATTGTATATTTCGACATTTACAAAAAAACTCCTAACGTTCAATCAATTTCGTGCGGTACTGGATATAGATGTCGCGCATGGCCACATAAGGGTCGATGGCTGCCTCTTTGATCATCTCATATTCACCCAGATGGAATGAGGTGTCGTTGACCTTTTCGTGGACGTATAGCCCTACGCTTTCCGGGCTGAACCATTCCGAACTGACGTAAGTTGTGGGCCTTAGCGTCCAGTCCACAAGCCATCCAAATCCGTCACGTGGACTGGAAGGACCGAGGAAAGGCAATACAAGATAGAAACCGAAACCGACACCATATTTGCCAAGCGTCTGGCCGAAATCCGCATAGCGGCCGTTGATCCCGAAACACTCTTTTGCGCAATCCCTTAAACCCCCTACTCCAAGAGTGGAGTTGATGAAAAACTTTGCAAGCTCAATCGCTGCAAACCGCGGCTTCCCTTGCAGCAAATTGTTCACGATGCGAATAGGCGCCTTGATGTTTTCGTAGAAGCTGCTGAAGAGACCCCTGACTTCTTCCGGCACAACATACTTATAGCCATGGGCAAGGGGTTTCCATACCCAGAAATAGACTTTATCGTTAAAGTGATATATAGCCATGTTAAAGGGCTCTATAGGATCGGCAATACGCAGCTCTTCGCCGGCGGCGGCTTCTTCTTCAGTCACATTGCCGTATTCATCGGAGGACTTTTCTGCGGCGGTAACCGGAACAGACCCGGCTTCTTCAGTCACATTGCCGTATTCATCGGAAGACTTCTCTGCGGCGGTAACCGGAACAGACCCGGCTTCCTCCGACTGTTCCCCTGCCGCCGGAACATTTATAACAGCGCTAATATTCGGATCGGGGCTATCAGAGGCTGCGTGCAGGGGTGGACAGCCGAGAAACAGAAAGAGCAGGAGAATCAGGCTTATTGTCGGTCTGAGAAAGTTTATCCTTTTCAAACACAGTGTCATATCCTGCCGCCTCACTTCTTCCCGACCTTCTTGCGCAGGGTCTCGAGGAGCGTCTCCGGCGGGTTGTTTCCGAGTATCTCCCGGAACTGGGTGCGGTAGTTGTTAATCAAACTCACCCCTTCGATGACCACATCATATACCTTCCAGTTATTTTCCTTTTTCATAACTCTATAAAAAATGGGTGTTTCGCCGCCCTTTGACACGATTGTACTCTGGACCTCCACCGTAGTTTCAGAAAGAGGTACCTCCCTGGTAAAGTTTACCCGCTCATTGGTGTAAGCTGTGATTTTATCGACGTAAGCGTTTTTGAGTATCGTCCTGTAAAGCTCAACGAATTCTTTTCGCTGCTCCGGGGTAAATTTGTTCCAGTTCAGGCCCAGGGTCCTCTTGGAGAGTTCCACATAATCGAAAAGCTTGTCAGCAGCGGCCTCAACTCTTTGCTCTTTTACCTTTTTGCCCGCTTCTCCTTTGAGCTTGGGGTCGCCGAGTATGTCGAGTACGCCGTTCACATTTGTTTTTACGGTCTCGAGCGGAACGCCTGCAAAGGTATGAATGGGGAGCATTAACATCACCACAAGCATGAGTCTACCAAACCATCTTTTCACAATATCCTCCTTGGTCTTTATAAAGAAAGTGATGAAGAATGGCAATGTAAGGTAAAAGTGGAAACGTAAAACGCGCAACTGAAAAGTATTCAAAATTCTTAATTCATAATTCTTCATTGTATTTGCATTTGACATTGCCTACTTAGTCAGTTTTTCCGGGGCCTTGTCCGGCTCTTTTTTGGTGTCCCCGAATGCATACTTGCCTATCAGATCTTCGATGTCCGCCGGTACAGAAGTTTGCGTGATCATGCCGCCCGGCTTCAGAAGTTCGCCGGCTCCACCCGGGTCTATTTTTACATATTTATCCCCGATGAGCCCGGAGCTCTTTATGGTGGCTGACGCATCATCGTAGACCTTCATTTCTTTTTTAATAGCCATTCCAACGACCGCCATCTGTCTCTCGGCGTCTATGCTCAGGCTCGTCACACTGCCCACTTCGATCCCGTAAATTTCAACTGTGCTGCCGGCTCTCAGTGCAGATACCGAGGCGAACCGGGCATAAAGCGGGTACGTGTCTTGTCCGAAGAGAGAAACCTTGCCGAACTTCACGGTCATATAGCCAACACATACGAGACCAATCACCACAAAAACACCCACAGCCGTCTCTATGGAATACTTTTTCATTACGCACTACCTCCTGAATCGCATCGGTGTGTTGCAACAATCTCTTGTTTTGCCCGGGCATTCTCGATAATCTGATCGATGGTATCCGTGGGAGAGACCTCTGCAACCCCGGCACGGATGAAGATATCAAAACATGCTTCAGCGCCTATCTTCTCCGCGGCAATATTCTCAATACTGTCCAAGGCCTTCAGCTTCAGCTCCTGCGCAAAATTAGATACCAGTTTCTGTGCCTTGTCAATGCTCGTGTGAGGAAATATCGTCAGAATCTCATCCCTGCTGTGACGGGCAGAAAAACCCCCAATGGGGTTAAACCGCCTGTTGGTATATTCGCCGAGGGTCCTGAGGATTTCCATCGCTGCCTGTGGCCCTAACGCGTCATGCAGAAGATTCAGCCGAATGCTGAAAAGCGCCGCTGAAACGGCTGCTACCGTGGCCGTACCACCCAGCATAGCCGCATAATGGACTCTGAAGGCCTCCCGGGAAAGCAGACCCGTAAGTTCGTCCTCGAACCCTTCCAGGCTGCGGAGGAATTCATCGATAAGGGGAAGTTTCCGGTTGACGGCATCTTCGTAAGTCCCCTCGAAGCCGACCGTTCCCTCCCAGAGGATGACAATCCGGTCCGAGATAAAAAAGACATCAGGAATGTCGTGGCTGATCATAACGGCGGTAAACCCGAACTTTCTCCGGTAATGGGTAATCATACTCAGAATCATGTTTTTCCTGATGGGGTCCTGACCCGTGGTCGGCTCGTCAAAAAGCACGATCTTCGGGTCCGTCACCAGCGCCCGTGCCAGGGCCACCCGTTTCTGCATCCCGCCGGAAAGCTCCGAAGGGTACTTATGAACCGCTTCGGTAAGCTCTAAGTCTTCGATCCTTTTCAGTACCCGTTTTTCAATCTCTTTCTTGCTAAGATTCGTCGTCTGCCGCAGAGGAAATGCCACATTGTCGAAGACCGTCATCGAGTCGAGGAGGGCATTGTTCTGAAACAGATAGGCGATCGCTCTTCTGTATTCCTCCCATTCACGCTTTTTCATTTTATCAATGGGTTGTCCCTCAAAGAGGATAGTGCCCTCATCCGGTTTGAGGAGTCCGATAATATGTTTAAGAAGCACGCTTTTGCCTGTGCCGCTCTTCCCGATGATCGTCGTAATCTGGTTTTCATAGATTTTCAGGTTAACC
This region includes:
- a CDS encoding class I SAM-dependent RNA methyltransferase; protein product: MSKYTIIATSTFGLESVVAYELKLLGYSVLATENGKVSFEGDEKDIARCNVWLRVADRVLIEVARFKATDFEELFQGTLKVRWEEIVPLKGKMHITGKSIKSKLFSVKDCQAIVKKAVVEAMKRKYRTSHFEESGPVYKIEVALLKDIATLTIDTTGAGLHKRGYREGTGEAPLRETLAAGLVMLSRWNPSVVLADPFCGSGTIPIEAAMIGKNIAPGLKRTFVSEEWHQIPKQAWDEVRNDASALVKESDFRILASDVDGYVLKKARANAQNAGVEDCIAFQKLPVSEFRSGKKHGYVICNPPYGERVGDEKEVESIYRVMGEAFLRLDSWSFFILTAHTGFERFFSKKADNNRKLYNGDIKCYYYQYRGRKS
- a CDS encoding VacJ family lipoprotein, whose translation is MTLCLKRINFLRPTISLILLLFLFLGCPPLHAASDSPDPNISAVINVPAAGEQSEEAGSVPVTAAEKSSDEYGNVTEEAGSVPVTAAEKSSDEYGNVTEEEAAAGEELRIADPIEPFNMAIYHFNDKVYFWVWKPLAHGYKYVVPEEVRGLFSSFYENIKAPIRIVNNLLQGKPRFAAIELAKFFINSTLGVGGLRDCAKECFGINGRYADFGQTLGKYGVGFGFYLVLPFLGPSSPRDGFGWLVDWTLRPTTYVSSEWFSPESVGLYVHEKVNDTSFHLGEYEMIKEAAIDPYVAMRDIYIQYRTKLIER
- a CDS encoding ABC transporter substrate-binding protein, encoding MKRWFGRLMLVVMLMLPIHTFAGVPLETVKTNVNGVLDILGDPKLKGEAGKKVKEQRVEAAADKLFDYVELSKRTLGLNWNKFTPEQRKEFVELYRTILKNAYVDKITAYTNERVNFTREVPLSETTVEVQSTIVSKGGETPIFYRVMKKENNWKVYDVVIEGVSLINNYRTQFREILGNNPPETLLETLRKKVGKK
- the mlaD gene encoding outer membrane lipid asymmetry maintenance protein MlaD, translated to MKKYSIETAVGVFVVIGLVCVGYMTVKFGKVSLFGQDTYPLYARFASVSALRAGSTVEIYGIEVGSVTSLSIDAERQMAVVGMAIKKEMKVYDDASATIKSSGLIGDKYVKIDPGGAGELLKPGGMITQTSVPADIEDLIGKYAFGDTKKEPDKAPEKLTK
- a CDS encoding ATP-binding cassette domain-containing protein produces the protein MEITPLIEFRNITKRFGEKTVLDKVNLKIYENQITTIIGKSGTGKSVLLKHIIGLLKPDEGTILFEGQPIDKMKKREWEEYRRAIAYLFQNNALLDSMTVFDNVAFPLRQTTNLSKKEIEKRVLKRIEDLELTEAVHKYPSELSGGMQKRVALARALVTDPKIVLFDEPTTGQDPIRKNMILSMITHYRRKFGFTAVMISHDIPDVFFISDRIVILWEGTVGFEGTYEDAVNRKLPLIDEFLRSLEGFEDELTGLLSREAFRVHYAAMLGGTATVAAVSAALFSIRLNLLHDALGPQAAMEILRTLGEYTNRRFNPIGGFSARHSRDEILTIFPHTSIDKAQKLVSNFAQELKLKALDSIENIAAEKIGAEACFDIFIRAGVAEVSPTDTIDQIIENARAKQEIVATHRCDSGGSA